CATCCAACACGGTCCTCAAGGAGGTTTCCGAAGATCTCAAACTGCAACTGGTCAAGGAGACCGACCGGGGCGAGGAAATCCTGTCCCTGGAGAAGCTCACAGCGGATACCAGCCCCATCATCCGCCTGATCGACAGCACCCTGTTCGATGCCATCAACAAGCGGGCGAGCGATATCCATATCGAAAACAGCCAGGAGGGAGTGCTGATCAAATATCGTGTGGACGGCGTTCTCTACCGTGCCACCGAACCCCTGCCAGGACACTTCCAGAGCCCTGTCATAAGCCGTATCAAGGTCATGAGCGAACTGGATATCTCTGAACGCCGCATTCCTCAGGACGGGCGGTTCAAGGTTCTGGTCGGAGGCCGATCGATCGATTTCCGCGTCTCGATCCTCCCCAGCAGTTTCGGCGAGGACGCGGTCATCCGAATTCTCGACAAAGAGAGCATTGCCGCCGATCTTAAGGGGCTGAGCCTGGAAGCTCTCGGCTACAACGAGAGAGAATTGCGCCGTTTCCGCAGGATCATTCGCGAACCCTATGGTATGGTGCTGGTTACGGGCCCGACCGGCAGCGGCAAAACCACTACGCTTTACGCGGCATTGTCTGAAATCTACAACGAGCAGGAAAAGATCATTACGATTGAAGATCCAGTGGAATACCAGGTCAAAGGGGTGGTGCAGGTGCCCGTTAACGAAAAGAAAGGGTTGACCTTTGCCCGCGGGCTTCGCTCGATACTGCGGCACGATCCTGACAAGATCATGGTCGGGGAGATCCGGGATCCGGAAACCGCTCAGATATCCGTTCAGTCCGCTCTGACCGGCCATCTGGTGTTTACCACCGTGCATGCCAACAACGTATTTGATGTCCTTGGACGATTTCTGCATATGGGGCTTGATCCCTACAACTTCGTCTCCTGTCTCAACTGTGTCGCCGCCCAGCGTCTGGTGCGCAAGTTGTGCCCGGCCTGCAAGGTTCCGATCAGATACGATGACCAGGCTCTGAAGGATTCCGGACTGGACCCGAAGCATTTCCGGGAAAAAACATTCTATGGGGGGAAAGGGTGCCCTCAATGTCATGGTCTGGGATATTTCGGCCGGTCGGCCATCATCGAACTGCTCGACCTTAACGACGAGATCCGGGAGCTGATCATCAACAAGGCTCCTATTGGGCGCCTGCGGGACGCGGCCGCTCGTGGCGGAACGGTATTTTTGCGGGAGGCGGCTCTGGAAAAGGTTTTTGCCGGAGTAACCACCCTGGAGGAAATCAACCGGGTGACCTTTGTCGAACAGACGGAGGATTTGTGAAAGGGAGATTGTATCTCGGTCTGGATATCGGTCCCGAGCGGCTGCGCGCGGTCGCTCTGCGCCGGACCATGAAAAAGCAGTCCCTTCTTGTCGCTGCCAGAAGCGTTCCTCTTGAACAGGGAGTGCTGCGGATCGAGTTGAGGGAACCCAACGTTCTTCGGCCGGAAGTCTTCGTTCCTGTGGTGCACGAGATGGTGACTTCCCTTGGTGGTCAGGAAGAGCGGATCGCCGTGACACTGGGGGCCGGGGCCGGAATGCTTCTGCCGGTTGAAGTGGAGGGGGCCCTCGGCAACAGGGGGGAAGGGGAAGAGCTTCTCAAGTGGCAACTGAAAAGTCGTGTGCCGGTGGATCCTGCCGGGATCCGGCTCGATTATCAGATCCTGGAAAGAACCGATTCCGGGCGTTCCCGGATACTGGCCGGGATAATGGACGTTAAGGTTCTCGATCAGTATGAAGGGCTGTTGACAGAAGCAGGTTTCAATCCTGTTGCGGTTCAGTTCCATATCCTGAGCCTATTCAATTTTTACAGGTCCCGTTTCGATTTCGGCAACGATTTCCTGCTTTTGTCCATCGAAAGCGGCGAGATCGGCATGCTCTATTTTCAGGGCGGGAGTCTGCGCTTTTGTCGCAGTCGTCAGCAGAGGCCGGGTTCCGATCGCCTGATACAGGAACTGCATCGCAGCATGGTCACCTGCCATGACCAGTTTCCGGGCTCCGCCAGGGCAGCGGTTTTTCTGCACGGGTCCGACCCCCGCATACAATCTCTGACACCGACCATTTCCGAAATATTCGGGCGGGAGGCGGTGGTCTTGAAACCGCACCAGGAAGTGGCAGCAGAAGTCAAACTGGAACACTGTCATCATCTGGCGGCTGCCATCGGGGCAGCAGAGAGCATGATGTAGGAGGCCTATGAAGTTCACCCTGAACATGGCCAGTCGCCGCTACATCAACCGGCGCTTACTTTACCGGTTTTATCTGGCGGTGATCCTGGTCCTTTCCGTCCTGCTCATCATTCTCTTCTTCAACGGATTGCGGCTCGCCGGCTATGCAAGCCAGTTCCGGGAGCACCTGGAGAATCTGCAACACCAGGGATCCGGTAATGGCGAGGCGGGAAAGGAGCCACCGTCCGCCGCCGAGCTGATACGACTTCGCACAGAGCTCGACTTTGCCCGAACGGTTCTGCGACAGGACAATTTCCGCTGGACCAGCCTATTAAATCGGCTTGAGGATATTGCCGTCGAAGGGATCCGGGTGCAGACCATCGAACCGGATTATCGCAGCGGGGCCCTGACCTTGTCCGCTCTTGCCCGTGACCATCAGATATTTCAGGATTTTTTGAATAACCTGCTGACTGCGGGACAATTTACCGACGTTTATCTGCTGGAGCAGGATCGGATCCAGATCAGGGATGCAGACAACCAGACCCGCACGGCAGTTAGTTTTCGCGTGGAACTGAAGGGAGCTTTCTAGCATGCCCAGGGAAAACTTTTTTCGCGCGCTGTGGCGGCTGAACAGGACATGGCCGGTGGTGGCGGCAGCCCTGTTGCTGCTCAATATCCTGGGCTGGCTGGTTGTCGGCTGGGTGATCGCACCCGAGGTGGAACAGGCGCGACAGGCCCTGGCCCGGCAGCAGGAGCTGCAGCGGCAGCGGCGGGCCGGAAGCCTGCCCGGCGAAAGCGGTGTCTCCTATCAGGCCGGCCGGCAGGAAATAGAGCGGTTCAGCCGGCTGTTGCTGACAAAAGAGGAGCTGACCCTTTTTTTGCAGGAGATCTACAATCTGGCACAGGAAGCCGGTCTGGATATCGAACGGATCAGCTTCCAGCCGGAGTTTCTCGAGGAGCAGGAAATGCTTCGATATACGCTCGATTTTTCCGTGACCGGCAGCTATGCCCAGATCAAGGAATTCGTTCACGGGTTCGAGACTTCGGACCGCATCATGGTTCTGGAGAAGATGAGTCTCAGCGGGGAGGAGGCGGGAGAAGATCGGGTTTCTTTGGGTTTGCAGCTGTCCACCTATTTCCGGTCGAATAAACGATGAACAGACAGAAGAAGCTTCTCTACGTTTTGCTGGGAATGTTCGTTCTGGCCCTGATCTACGCCATCAGCAGCTACCCCAGGAGGGAGCGCGTGGTGGGGGAGCCTGCTGCCGCTGTGCCAAGTCAGCAGCAGGTCCAGGCACCGGCCCCGCGGACGGGCGGACAGCAGAAACGCCTTCCGCAGGTCGAGCAGGAAGCTGAGGTTGCCGGTACTGCAGAGGTCAAACGGAACATCTTCGAACCGCTTTTCCCGCCGGCACCCCCCCCACCTCCTCCGCCGGTACCCGGTACCGGTGCAGGGGAGGGAGGTGAACCGGCCCCGCAAGATCTTCCTCCTCCTGCGCCTCCTTTTGAGCTTTTGGGTTATGTGCAGAAAAACCAGGATCAGATAGTCTTTCTCAGCAGGGCCAACGAGGTGTTCATCGTCCGCCCCGAGGAGCGGTTCGGGGAAAACAATCAGTACCGTATCATGCAAGCCGGGCCGGATCGTGTCATTATCCGGGAGCAGGGGGGGCAGGAAACCACTCTGTTCTTTTCTGAGCAGGAATCGGGTGTGCAACAGGGGGGGCAGCCTTTTTCCGGTTTTCAGGCCCCTCAGCAAGGAGAAGATCTGCCGATGCCCGAACCCCCCGCCGAACCGGAAATGTCCCCTGAAGAGCCTCAGGAGGCATTCCCCGAAGAATTCCAGGAACCACCCGAGCAGCCTGTAGATGCAGAAACCGGTCCAGCCGATGAGGAAGCAGCCACATCTCCCCTGGCACCCGGCTTGATCGATCCCGAGGATGAGTTGGACAATGGCAATGAAAACATAATCGAGGAGGAGACGGCTCCTTCCGGGAATGAGGTTCCCAATGAATAAATTGCTGAAATTTTCCTGGGTGATTATTCTGGGCAGTCTGATGCTGTCTGGTTGTGCCATCCATCAGCCCCTGGCTAAAGGGGAAGAGTTGATGGCCCAGGGGCTCTACGGGGAGGCTGTCGAAGTCTTTTCCAGAGCTCTTGATGAAAACCCGAAAAATCATGAGCTGCGGATGAAGCTTCACCAGGCCAAGTCGCAGGCTGCTCTTTCTCATCTCGAAGCGGGTAAGAAGCTTCTGGCTGAAGGGAACCTGACCGCTGCCGCTAATGAGTTCCGACAGGCTCTTTTTTTTGATCCGAGCCTGGTCGCGGGAGCCCAGGAGGTGAAGAGGGTTCAGGAACTGCTCAAGGCCGAAGAACTGATCGGGGAAGCCGAAACTTTATATCAACAGCGCCGGTTTTTTCAGGCGAAGAATCTTCTCGAAAGGGCCCTGGAACTTGCACCGGGAAACGATCAGGCCGCTAAGCTGCTGAAAACCATCCGGCAGGAGCAGTTGAACCATCTCGACGGCTATGAACTGGAGTTGGCCTCGAAGCAGCCGATTACCCTCAAGCTTCAGGGGGTTGCTGTTCGGGAAGCCTTCTCGATACTATCCCGGCTCTCCGGCATCAATTTCATATTCGACGAAACCGTTCCCTCCGACCAGGTGACCCTTTTCCTGGAAAAGGCGAGCTTTGCCCAGGCCCTCGACATTCTGCTGAAAATGAACGACCTTGGCAAACGGGTGCTGAACAGCAAGACCATCATTCTTTATCCCCGCACGGAAGAAAAAGTCAGACAGTACGAAGACCAGATCATACAGGTTTTTTACCTGTCGAATATCGACGCCAAAAAGGCGATCAACATGCTGCGGACCATGCTTCAATTGCGCAAGATCTATGTTCACGAAGAGCTTAACGCCATTGTCATGCGCGACAAACCCGACGTGATCAAGCTGGCCCAGCAGATTCTCGAAGCTGCTGATCGGACCGATTCGGAAGTTGTTTTCGCCCTTGAACTGGTGGAGGTCAGCCATAGTGATGCCCTCGACCTGGGACCGCGGCTGAGCACCTACTCCATCAGTGCAGGTTTGGCGAATGAAGCAGGAATTGTCCAGGACTTTCTTCCCGCGACCGGCAGCACGACCAGACTGGTCGACAGCTTCGGCAGCCTGGAATCTTTTTATACCCTGCCTTCGGCCACCTTCGAGTTTGCCAAAACCCTGACCGACAGCGAGATTCTTGCAAATCCCAAAATCCGGGTAAAAAACAAACAAAAAGCCAAAATTCACATCGGCACCCGCGAGCCGATCGCCACCACCAGTACCAGCGGCGACATCGTTTCAACCAATGTGCAGTATGTGGATGTCGGGGTGAAACTGGACATCGAACCGGTTGTCCAGCTCAATGGTTCCGTTGTCACCAACCTGACCCTCGAGGTCAGCAACGTCATAGACGAACGAATTATTCAGGAAAGCGGAACGACCCTGCTGACCATCTCCACCACCAATGCGGCCTCCTCCTTGATCCTGAAGGACGGGGAACGAACCATCATCGGCGGGCTTATCCGGGATGACAGGAATACGACCAAAACGACCATCCCTTTCATCGGCAGGATTCCGCTCATCGGAGAGCTGATCTCCCACCGTTCGAAGGACGAGACCAAGCGGGAAATTCTGCTGTCCATCACGCCGCACATCGTGCGCAAGGTCGACATGCCGGGACCTGACGTGGCGACCATCTGGTCCGGTGGCGAAAATGAACTGGTCGCCGGACAACGCTTCGAATCCTTTGCAAGAGGCTTTGAGCCGCAGTATGAGCAGATGGCTCCGCCCGTAGTACCGGCCGCAGTCGAGAACGGAATGCCGCTGCCGCTCCGGCCCGGTATGCAGGATGTTGCGGGACAGGTTGAGCTCGAAGCTCCGGACCATGTGACTGTCGGAGATTCCTTCAGCCTCTCGGTCAAAATCGATCAGCAGGAAAATCTTGTCGGCGCCCCTCTCACCCTGAGTTTCTCCCCCGGGCACCTTGAGGTGGTAGGAATCGATGAGGGGGATCTGCTGCGTCGGGATGGCGTCAATACGCTTTTTTCCAGTACAATCGATCGACACCAGGGGCAGATCATGATCGAACACCAGAGGCAGCCCGGCGCTCCCGGTATTTCCGGAGGCGGTACACTGGCCCGGGTCATTTTCCGGGCCAAGGCTCCGGGGATCATTTCAGTGGAACTCGATTCAGGAAGTTTCATCGATCCGGCAGGAGGCCTCTCCGCCATGGGCTCGGCCCGTACCAACATCGAGGTGAGAGCTGTTGAAACGAACGGGAACACTGTTCAATAAAAACGCTGAAGGAATCACTCTAGTCGAGCTTATTGTCGCGGTCAGCATCATGAGCATCCTGGCCGCGGCTGTTCTTCCCATGGCCGAGGTGACGGTGCAGAGGACCAAGGAGCTGGAACTGCGCCGGGCTTTGCGAATCATGCGGACGGCGATCGACGACTACAAGAAGGATTACGACAAGGCGGTGCAGGAAAAAACCATTATCCCCACGGTCAATGAAACAGGCTACCCGGAAGAGTTGGAGGATCTGGTCGAGGGGAGCGACTGGGGCGGTCTTTTTCCCTTCAAAAAGCGCTACCTTCGCCGCATTCCGCAAGACCCCTTCGATGAATATGAACAGGGGTGGGGGTTGCGGGCCTACAAGGACGAACCCGATGCCTACAGCTGGGGGGGCGGCGATATCTACGACGTTTACTCCCAGAGCGATCGCACCGCGCTTGACGGTACTCCCTATCGAAGCTGGTAAAGGAACGTGATGCGGAAAAGAACCGGCGGATTCACCCTTATCGAATTGCTGATTGTGATGACGATCATCGGCATCCTGGCCAGTATCGCCGTACCCAGCTACCAGCGCAGCGTCATAAGGTCGCGCGAGGCCGTGCTGGCGGAGGATCTGTACCAGATGCGGCAGGCCATTGACAGCTTCTATGCCGACAACGCCCGCTATCCGGAATCCCTGGAAGAGCTTCAGGAAAAGAAATATTTGCGGGGTATTCCCCGTGACCCCTTTACCAACAGCGGCGAAACGTGGTACATCATTGCACCAGAACCTACCGAAGAAGGAACACCCATTCCGGGTAGGGTGTTCGACGTGCGCAGCGGTAGCGACCTTGTCGGTCTGAACGGAGTTCCCTACAAGGAATGGTAAAGGGTCATGATACAGCTCTTCAACGTCTGCAAGTCCTACCAGAAAGATTCCTCTGCCCTGAACGACCTCAATCTTAAGATCCCCAAGGGGGATTTCGTCTACATAACCGGCCCTTCCGGAGCCGGCAAATCGACCCTGCTGAAACTTCTCTATTGCGCGGAAAAACCGAACCGGGGGCAGATTCTGATTAACGGCCAGAACATCACCCGGATGGGCTTCTCCAAAATACCCTATTTGCGCCGGCGTCTGGGCGTGGTGTTCCAGGATTTCAAGCTTTTGACCAGCCGTACCCTGTTTGAAAACGTGGCGTTTCCTCTGGAGGTGCAGGGGAAGAAACGGTTCGAAATCAGCAACAAGGTTTATCAGACCTTGAAACATGTCGGCCTGCAGAAGAAAATACATCATTACCCCCTGCAACTCTCCGGCGGTGAGCAGCAAAGGGTTGCCATCGCCCGCGCCCTGGTGGTCGATCCCCTGGTACTGCTGGCCGATGAACCGACCGGCAATCTCGATTTCGGGGTCACCATGGAAATCATGGACCTCTTCAAGGGGGCGAATGCCAGGGGCACGACTGTTCTTCTGGCTACCCACAATCGGGAAATGATTCGGCAGTTTCCAAGAAGGGTTCTGGTGCTGGAAGACGGACGACTGGTGGACGATTATACGCCTTAAAGGCCGGGGTTGGTTGCCAGTATTGCGTTCCGCAAAATTCATATGACTTGTGAGAGCGGCGTCAGCCGCGATGGCTTGCCGGTAAAATCGCTCCTAAAGGCCGCCCCTACAAAGGGGGTTGACAAGATTTTCATCCAAATCGAAATCGAAATCGGGATCGAAATCGGCCTTTGGCTTTTGACTTAGGTTTGGATACCAAAACCTAGCCAAAACGAAATGCCTAACACCCGATTTCGATTTCGATAGCAATTTCGATTTGGAAAAACCTAAAGTTTATACCCTGGCCATGGAGGAAGAAGCTTCCCAACTCGCAGAGGCGAAAACATAATTATTTATCCAACGGAATTTACGGACAGGTTTCCAAATGTTCGAACACATTCTCTATTTCAGCCGACGAGTTGCACGGAACATCCGGCAGAGTCCGGTGCTGTGTTCCGCCGCCATTGGCACGGTGGCCGTTTCCCTCACCATCGTAGCCTTTTTCGGTATTGTTGTGATCAATGTCCAGAAACTGGCCCATTTCTGGAGTGACGAAATTCAAGTGGTGGCCTATATCGACAAAGAGCCCGAAAACGATCGGCTTGCCGAATGGCGATCCATGATCGGGCGAATGCCGGAGGTCAAGGCAGTCATATTCGTTGACCGAAACGAAGCTTTTGCCCGCTTCAAGCAAAGACTGGCCCGCGATGCCGATCTTCTTGACGGTTTTGATGCCTCCATCCTGCCGGCCTCGCTGGAGATCTCCTTAAAAGACGGCTACCGGACCCGTCAGGGGGTGGAGGCCGTGGTGCAGCGTCTGCGCCAGAACCCCGATTTCAGTGATTTCAGTTACGGTCAGGACTGGCTCGAACGCTTTGAAGCTTTTCTCGGCCTTTTACGACTCGCGGGATTAGCCCTCGGAGGTTTTTTGCTGTTTGCCGCCCTGTTCATCGTTGCCAACACCATCAAGCTCACTCTTTATGCCCGGCGCGATGAGCTGGAAATCATGGCCCTCGTCGGTGCCACCCCTATTTTTATCAAGACCCCCTTCCTGCTGGAAGGGGCGGTCCAGGGAGTTCTCGGCGGCGTAATCGCCCTGGGTGGATCCTTTCTGCTCTATCAGGCATTTCTGCAGAAGGGGCTGGGTGCTTTTCTGCTCTTTTCCGGCGGCGGCGAAATTCAGTTCCTTGCCCCCCCGCACCAGGGACTGCTGGTGCTGGTAGGCATGCTGCTCGGCCTTTTCGGCAGTATGCTGTCTCTGAGAAAATTCGTTCGGATATGATGTACTGGCGGAATTTTTTCCTTCCTTTCCGATGCTCCTGGCTGGGACTGGCCCTGCCTGGCATCATCCTGCTGGCCGTTCTGGTGCCCGGTTACGGCATCGCGGACAGCAAAGGGGATCTCGAGGAGATTCAGCAGAAAATCAAAAAAATTGCCGAGGGCCTGGAGAATAAAAAGGTCGAGGAAAAGAGCCTGAAAAAGGTTATGGCCTCACTTGAACAGGAGATGGACGGACTCAGGGATCAAGAAAAAGTCGGAAAGGACGCCATCTCCAGACTGAGGCAAGAGACCGAGAAACAGCAGAAACTGATCGCCGGGATCCGGGAAAACAGCCTGCGACGGCGCGAAATGGTGAAAAACCGCCTTTCCGCCATGTACCGGGAGGGGCAGACCCCGCTTCTGCGTCTGCTCTTCTCCGGAAACTCCCCCTCTTTTATTGCAGAAGAGTACTACCTTCTGAAGCGGGTCGTTCATCAGGACCGGGAGTTGCTGGAGCAGTTCCGCAGAGATCAGGCTGAACTGCAGACACGCCTGACAGAACTTGCCGATTTGCAGGAAAAAGCTCGAACGGCTCTGGACAATCTCGAAAAGGGCCGCGAAGCCCTTGATTTCGCTTTTAAAACAAAAACCAAAATCCTCGCGCGGCTTCAAAACCAGCAGGCCGAAATGAGCGGCGAGCTTGCCCGGCTCAAGGAAAAGGCCGCCCGCCTGCAGTCCCTGGTTAAAAAGCTTGAAAGCCGAAAGGTCCCCGAGTATACTGAAAAATCTGGAGTTTTTGCCAGACAGAAGGGGCATTTGCCCTGGCCGATCAATGGAGCTGTGAAAGTGGGTTTCGGGACCTGCCGCCTGCCTTCGTCGGGAACCCTGTACGACTGCCAGGGCATTGAAATTGCTGCTTCCAAGAACCGGCCTATTCTGGCCTCCTGGCATGGAACAGTTATTTTTGCCAAACCCTTCAAAGGATACGGCAACCTGATCATTATCGATCACGGCGACAAATTCTACACCCTCTATGCCCAGGCCAGCCGCCTGCTGAAAAATGTCGGGGAAAAAGTCAAAGCGGGAGAAGCGATCGCCTACTCAGGCTTCGAGGACGCCGACAGCGTTTATTTCGAAATCCGACATCGGGGAACTCCCCTGGATCCTCTTGCCTGGCTGAAGCCGCCTTCCTGACGTTCGTTGTTTTCCGGAGAAATCTTTATGTCGAGAATCAAGCGCCCCGCTTTCCTCTTGCTGGTGCCGATCCTGTTAATGTCCTGCTGGCTGGCCCTGAGCCAGGCAGATCAAAACCCGTTGGAAAACGAGTACGAGGAACTGCGTCTCTTCACCGATGTCCTTTCCATCGTACGGCGCAGCTATGTGGAAGATGTTCCGATGAAGGAGCTCATTCATGGTGCCGTCAACGGCATGCTTGCCTCCCTGGATCCCCATTCTTCCTTTCTTCCGCCCGATATGTACAAGGAACTGGAAATAGACACCAGCGGCGAGTTCGGGGGGCTCGGCATCGAAATTACACTGCGCAACAATGTTTTGACCATCGTATCGCCGATTGAGGATACTCCTGCCGATCTGGCCGGGCTGGAAGCCGGAGATATGATTATCAAGATCGAGGGCCGCTTTACCAAGGACTTGAGCATCATGGAGGCGGTCAAGCTCATGCGTGGACCGGCCGGGAGCAGCGTTACGATCACTATCATGAGGGACGCCTTCGACAAACCGAAGGAGTTCACCCTGGTACGCGAGGTGATCAAGGTTGAGAGCATCAAGTCCCGGACCCTTGAACCCGGCATCGGCTATATCCGGGTGGTGCAGTTTCAGGAAAGGACCGACCAGGACCTGCGCAAGGCCCTTGCCCAGATAAAAAAAGCAAACAACGGCAGTCTCTCCGGCCTGGTGCTCGATCTCAGGAACAATCCAGGGGGGCTGCTCGAACAGGCGGTCAAGGTTGCGGACCATTTTCTGAGCGGTGGTCTGATCGTCTATACCGAAGGGCGGGAAGAGGGCAGTCAGATGCGGTTCACTGCGCAAAAAGAGGACAGTGAGACGGGCTATCCCCTCGTGGTTCTGATCAACGGCGGCAGTGCCAGCGCTTCCGAGATTGTCGCCGGAGCCCTGCAGGACAACGGGCGGGCAGTGATCATGGGCACCCAGAGCTTTGGCAAAGGTTCGGTGCAGACGATCATTCCGCT
This portion of the Syntrophotaleaceae bacterium genome encodes:
- a CDS encoding ATPase, T2SS/T4P/T4SS family produces the protein MVKKWKKIGELLLEEGAIAPAQVNYLLQRMTLTGERFGETGVGEGLFDEDVLARMLARQFDLEYMDITGYSPDPELKSLLPANLPDRWGVVPLMRIPEGVVFAIADPTDAATLDRLELLVQEPLVLRVAARGKIRKLVEGSEVTSNTVLKEVSEDLKLQLVKETDRGEEILSLEKLTADTSPIIRLIDSTLFDAINKRASDIHIENSQEGVLIKYRVDGVLYRATEPLPGHFQSPVISRIKVMSELDISERRIPQDGRFKVLVGGRSIDFRVSILPSSFGEDAVIRILDKESIAADLKGLSLEALGYNERELRRFRRIIREPYGMVLVTGPTGSGKTTTLYAALSEIYNEQEKIITIEDPVEYQVKGVVQVPVNEKKGLTFARGLRSILRHDPDKIMVGEIRDPETAQISVQSALTGHLVFTTVHANNVFDVLGRFLHMGLDPYNFVSCLNCVAAQRLVRKLCPACKVPIRYDDQALKDSGLDPKHFREKTFYGGKGCPQCHGLGYFGRSAIIELLDLNDEIRELIINKAPIGRLRDAAARGGTVFLREAALEKVFAGVTTLEEINRVTFVEQTEDL
- the pilO gene encoding type 4a pilus biogenesis protein PilO, whose amino-acid sequence is MPRENFFRALWRLNRTWPVVAAALLLLNILGWLVVGWVIAPEVEQARQALARQQELQRQRRAGSLPGESGVSYQAGRQEIERFSRLLLTKEELTLFLQEIYNLAQEAGLDIERISFQPEFLEEQEMLRYTLDFSVTGSYAQIKEFVHGFETSDRIMVLEKMSLSGEEAGEDRVSLGLQLSTYFRSNKR
- a CDS encoding cohesin domain-containing protein gives rise to the protein MNKLLKFSWVIILGSLMLSGCAIHQPLAKGEELMAQGLYGEAVEVFSRALDENPKNHELRMKLHQAKSQAALSHLEAGKKLLAEGNLTAAANEFRQALFFDPSLVAGAQEVKRVQELLKAEELIGEAETLYQQRRFFQAKNLLERALELAPGNDQAAKLLKTIRQEQLNHLDGYELELASKQPITLKLQGVAVREAFSILSRLSGINFIFDETVPSDQVTLFLEKASFAQALDILLKMNDLGKRVLNSKTIILYPRTEEKVRQYEDQIIQVFYLSNIDAKKAINMLRTMLQLRKIYVHEELNAIVMRDKPDVIKLAQQILEAADRTDSEVVFALELVEVSHSDALDLGPRLSTYSISAGLANEAGIVQDFLPATGSTTRLVDSFGSLESFYTLPSATFEFAKTLTDSEILANPKIRVKNKQKAKIHIGTREPIATTSTSGDIVSTNVQYVDVGVKLDIEPVVQLNGSVVTNLTLEVSNVIDERIIQESGTTLLTISTTNAASSLILKDGERTIIGGLIRDDRNTTKTTIPFIGRIPLIGELISHRSKDETKREILLSITPHIVRKVDMPGPDVATIWSGGENELVAGQRFESFARGFEPQYEQMAPPVVPAAVENGMPLPLRPGMQDVAGQVELEAPDHVTVGDSFSLSVKIDQQENLVGAPLTLSFSPGHLEVVGIDEGDLLRRDGVNTLFSSTIDRHQGQIMIEHQRQPGAPGISGGGTLARVIFRAKAPGIISVELDSGSFIDPAGGLSAMGSARTNIEVRAVETNGNTVQ
- a CDS encoding type II secretion system protein — its product is MKRTGTLFNKNAEGITLVELIVAVSIMSILAAAVLPMAEVTVQRTKELELRRALRIMRTAIDDYKKDYDKAVQEKTIIPTVNETGYPEELEDLVEGSDWGGLFPFKKRYLRRIPQDPFDEYEQGWGLRAYKDEPDAYSWGGGDIYDVYSQSDRTALDGTPYRSW
- a CDS encoding prepilin-type N-terminal cleavage/methylation domain-containing protein, coding for MRKRTGGFTLIELLIVMTIIGILASIAVPSYQRSVIRSREAVLAEDLYQMRQAIDSFYADNARYPESLEELQEKKYLRGIPRDPFTNSGETWYIIAPEPTEEGTPIPGRVFDVRSGSDLVGLNGVPYKEW
- the ftsE gene encoding cell division ATP-binding protein FtsE, which translates into the protein MIQLFNVCKSYQKDSSALNDLNLKIPKGDFVYITGPSGAGKSTLLKLLYCAEKPNRGQILINGQNITRMGFSKIPYLRRRLGVVFQDFKLLTSRTLFENVAFPLEVQGKKRFEISNKVYQTLKHVGLQKKIHHYPLQLSGGEQQRVAIARALVVDPLVLLADEPTGNLDFGVTMEIMDLFKGANARGTTVLLATHNREMIRQFPRRVLVLEDGRLVDDYTP
- the ftsX gene encoding permease-like cell division protein FtsX, whose translation is MFEHILYFSRRVARNIRQSPVLCSAAIGTVAVSLTIVAFFGIVVINVQKLAHFWSDEIQVVAYIDKEPENDRLAEWRSMIGRMPEVKAVIFVDRNEAFARFKQRLARDADLLDGFDASILPASLEISLKDGYRTRQGVEAVVQRLRQNPDFSDFSYGQDWLERFEAFLGLLRLAGLALGGFLLFAALFIVANTIKLTLYARRDELEIMALVGATPIFIKTPFLLEGAVQGVLGGVIALGGSFLLYQAFLQKGLGAFLLFSGGGEIQFLAPPHQGLLVLVGMLLGLFGSMLSLRKFVRI
- a CDS encoding peptidoglycan DD-metalloendopeptidase family protein, translating into MMYWRNFFLPFRCSWLGLALPGIILLAVLVPGYGIADSKGDLEEIQQKIKKIAEGLENKKVEEKSLKKVMASLEQEMDGLRDQEKVGKDAISRLRQETEKQQKLIAGIRENSLRRREMVKNRLSAMYREGQTPLLRLLFSGNSPSFIAEEYYLLKRVVHQDRELLEQFRRDQAELQTRLTELADLQEKARTALDNLEKGREALDFAFKTKTKILARLQNQQAEMSGELARLKEKAARLQSLVKKLESRKVPEYTEKSGVFARQKGHLPWPINGAVKVGFGTCRLPSSGTLYDCQGIEIAASKNRPILASWHGTVIFAKPFKGYGNLIIIDHGDKFYTLYAQASRLLKNVGEKVKAGEAIAYSGFEDADSVYFEIRHRGTPLDPLAWLKPPS
- a CDS encoding S41 family peptidase: MSRIKRPAFLLLVPILLMSCWLALSQADQNPLENEYEELRLFTDVLSIVRRSYVEDVPMKELIHGAVNGMLASLDPHSSFLPPDMYKELEIDTSGEFGGLGIEITLRNNVLTIVSPIEDTPADLAGLEAGDMIIKIEGRFTKDLSIMEAVKLMRGPAGSSVTITIMRDAFDKPKEFTLVREVIKVESIKSRTLEPGIGYIRVVQFQERTDQDLRKALAQIKKANNGSLSGLVLDLRNNPGGLLEQAVKVADHFLSGGLIVYTEGREEGSQMRFTAQKEDSETGYPLVVLINGGSASASEIVAGALQDNGRAVIMGTQSFGKGSVQTIIPLSDDSGLRLTTARYFTPDGTSIQAKGIVPDITVKPLEFRELDEVEAFREKDLLNHFESESEVEKQVPAEAEPQEIAPDGSIEEDYQLLRAVDLLKGWRIMRNLKGKAA